Proteins encoded by one window of Nocardioides euryhalodurans:
- a CDS encoding LLM class flavin-dependent oxidoreductase codes for MTSSSPALSVLDLVPVRSDQSSGDALAATVRLARTADELGFRRYWLAEHHNMPAVAATNPPVLIAMVAGATRQIRVGSGGVMLPNHAPLVVAEQFALLEAAHPGRIDLGIGRAPGTDPVTGWALRHGAGGVADDAVNRFPEYVDNVLAMMDAGGAALSVAGRTHALRATPRAEGVADVWLLGSSDYSARLAAEKGLPYVFAHHFSGSGTAEALELYRTHFRPSPELAAPRTFLTLNVVVAPTQEEADRLALPQLLSMLALRTGQPLSEQRLVEEAELVELPEPHRDLLDAMRSRWVIGDPETARKAVAGLAAEHGVDEVMVHPVAGALAGTDRRTSPAREQTLRLLAG; via the coding sequence GTGACCTCCTCCAGCCCGGCCCTGTCCGTCCTCGACCTGGTCCCGGTCCGCAGCGACCAGTCCTCGGGCGACGCGCTCGCCGCGACCGTCCGGCTGGCGCGGACCGCCGACGAGCTCGGGTTCCGCCGCTACTGGCTGGCCGAGCACCACAACATGCCGGCGGTGGCGGCCACCAACCCGCCGGTGCTGATCGCGATGGTCGCCGGCGCGACCCGGCAGATCAGGGTGGGATCCGGCGGCGTGATGCTCCCCAACCACGCTCCGCTGGTCGTCGCCGAGCAGTTCGCGCTGCTCGAGGCGGCCCACCCCGGGCGGATCGACCTCGGCATCGGCCGCGCCCCGGGCACCGACCCGGTGACCGGGTGGGCCCTGCGCCACGGCGCCGGCGGCGTGGCCGACGACGCCGTGAACCGGTTCCCGGAGTACGTCGACAACGTGCTGGCGATGATGGACGCCGGGGGAGCGGCACTGTCGGTCGCCGGGCGCACCCACGCGCTGCGGGCCACGCCACGCGCCGAGGGCGTCGCCGACGTCTGGCTGCTCGGCTCCTCCGACTACTCCGCCCGACTCGCCGCCGAGAAGGGGCTCCCGTACGTCTTCGCGCACCACTTCTCCGGGTCGGGCACCGCCGAGGCGCTCGAGCTCTACCGGACGCACTTCCGGCCCTCCCCGGAGCTCGCCGCGCCGCGGACGTTCCTGACCCTCAACGTCGTGGTCGCTCCCACCCAGGAGGAGGCCGACCGGCTGGCCCTCCCGCAGCTGCTGTCCATGCTCGCGCTGCGGACCGGGCAGCCCCTCTCGGAGCAGCGGCTGGTCGAGGAGGCCGAGCTGGTCGAGCTCCCCGAGCCGCACCGCGACCTGCTCGATGCGATGCGCTCGCGCTGGGTGATCGGCGATCCCGAGACCGCACGCAAGGCGGTGGCCGGGCTGGCCGCCGAGCACGGGGTCGACGAGGTGATGGTGCACCCGGTCGCAGGCGCCCTGGCGGGCACCGACCGGCGTACGTCCCCGGCCCGCGAGCAGACGCTGCGGCTGCTCGCCGGCTGA
- the infA gene encoding translation initiation factor IF-1, with protein sequence MPKKEGVIEIEGTVVEALPNAMFRVELSNGHKVLAHISGKMRQHYIRILPEDRVVVELSPYDLTRGRIVYRYK encoded by the coding sequence ATGCCGAAGAAGGAAGGCGTCATCGAGATCGAGGGCACCGTCGTGGAGGCCCTCCCCAACGCCATGTTCCGCGTCGAGCTGAGCAACGGGCACAAGGTTCTCGCCCACATCAGCGGCAAGATGCGCCAGCACTACATCCGGATCCTCCCCGAGGACCGGGTCGTGGTGGAGCTCTCGCCGTACGACCTCACGCGGGGTCGGATCGTCTACCGCTACAAGTAA
- the rpmJ gene encoding 50S ribosomal protein L36 yields the protein MKVAPSVKKICDKCQVIRRHGRVMVICSNPRHKQRQG from the coding sequence ATGAAGGTCGCCCCCAGCGTCAAGAAGATCTGTGACAAGTGCCAGGTGATCCGTCGCCACGGTCGCGTCATGGTGATCTGCTCCAACCCGCGCCACAAGCAGCGCCAGGGCTGA
- the rpsM gene encoding 30S ribosomal protein S13, whose translation MARLVGVDLPRDKRIEVALTYIYGIGRTRAQKLLEATGVSPDLRVHQLGDEELVKLRDAIDGADIKIEGDLRREVQADIRRKIEIGSYQGRRHRQGLPVRGQRTKTNARTRKGPKRTVAGKKKAK comes from the coding sequence ATGGCACGCCTCGTCGGAGTCGACCTGCCGCGCGACAAGCGCATCGAGGTCGCTCTCACCTACATCTACGGCATCGGCCGTACCCGCGCCCAGAAGCTCCTGGAAGCGACCGGGGTCTCCCCGGACCTGCGGGTCCACCAGCTCGGGGACGAAGAGCTGGTCAAGCTCCGTGACGCCATCGACGGCGCCGACATCAAGATCGAGGGTGACCTGCGCCGCGAGGTGCAGGCGGACATCCGCCGCAAGATCGAGATCGGCAGCTACCAGGGTCGCCGCCACCGTCAGGGCCTCCCGGTCCGCGGTCAGCGCACCAAGACCAACGCGCGCACCCGCAAGGGTCCCAAGCGCACCGTCGCCGGCAAGAAGAAGGCCAAGTGA
- the rpsK gene encoding 30S ribosomal protein S11, producing the protein MPPKSRTTKVRRKEKKNVAQGEAHIKSTFNNTIVTITDPTGAVIAWASAGTVGFKGSRKSTPFAAQMAAEAAGRRAQEHGMKKIDVFVKGPGSGRETAIRSLGAIGLEVGTIQDVTPTPHNGCRPPKRRRV; encoded by the coding sequence ATGCCTCCCAAGAGCCGCACCACCAAGGTGCGTCGCAAGGAGAAGAAGAACGTCGCTCAGGGCGAAGCCCACATCAAGAGCACGTTCAACAACACGATCGTGACGATCACCGACCCCACGGGTGCGGTCATCGCCTGGGCGTCCGCCGGCACCGTCGGCTTCAAGGGCTCCCGCAAGTCCACCCCGTTCGCCGCGCAGATGGCAGCCGAGGCTGCTGGTCGTCGGGCACAGGAGCACGGGATGAAGAAGATCGACGTCTTCGTGAAGGGCCCGGGCTCGGGCCGCGAGACGGCGATCCGTTCGCTGGGTGCGATCGGCCTCGAGGTCGGCACCATCCAGGACGTCACCCCCACTCCCCACAACGGATGCCGCCCGCCCAAGCGCCGGCGCGTCTGA
- the rpsD gene encoding 30S ribosomal protein S4 has protein sequence MARYTGPMTKKSRRLGVDLVGGDAAFEKRPYAPGQHGRGRIKESEYLLQLREKQKARFTYGVLEKQFLRYYKEASRRSGKTGDNLLQLLECRLDNVVYRAGFARTRRAARQLVVHGHFLVNGHKVDIPSFQVSAHDIIDVREKSLEMTPFIVARETHGERVVPAWLEAIPTRMRILVHQLPVRAQIDLPVQEQLIVEYYSKK, from the coding sequence ATGGCCCGTTACACCGGCCCCATGACCAAGAAGTCGCGCCGCCTCGGTGTCGACCTGGTCGGCGGCGACGCCGCCTTCGAGAAGCGTCCCTACGCGCCCGGCCAGCACGGCCGCGGCCGCATCAAGGAGAGCGAGTACCTCCTCCAGCTGCGGGAGAAGCAGAAGGCCCGCTTCACCTACGGCGTGCTCGAGAAGCAGTTCCTCCGCTACTACAAGGAGGCCAGCCGCCGCTCCGGCAAGACCGGTGACAACCTGCTGCAGCTGCTCGAGTGCCGCCTCGACAACGTCGTCTACCGCGCCGGCTTCGCCCGGACCCGTCGTGCCGCCCGCCAGCTGGTCGTCCACGGCCACTTCCTGGTCAACGGCCACAAGGTCGACATCCCGTCGTTCCAGGTCTCGGCGCACGACATCATCGACGTGCGCGAGAAGTCCCTGGAGATGACCCCGTTCATCGTGGCTCGCGAGACCCACGGCGAGCGCGTCGTCCCCGCCTGGCTCGAGGCCATCCCGACGCGGATGCGCATCCTGGTCCACCAGCTCCCCGTGCGGGCGCAGATCGACCTCCCGGTCCAGGAGCAGCTCATCGTCGAGTACTACTCCAAGAAGTAA
- a CDS encoding DNA-directed RNA polymerase subunit alpha → MLIAQRPTLSEESVDEFRSRFVIEPLEPGFGYTLGNSLRRTLLSSIPGASVTSIKVDSVLHEFSTIEGVKEDVTEVILNLKGLVVSSEHDEPVTMYLRKSGAGDVTAADINPPAGVEVHNPDLKIATLSDKGKLEMELVVERGRGYVSAVQNKGADNEIGRMPVDSIYSPVLKVTYKVEATRVEQRTDFDKLVIDVETKPSIRPRDAIASAGKTLVELFGLARELNVEAEGIDIGPSPVDEQLAADLALPVEDLNLTVRSYNCLKREGIHTVGELISRSEQDLLDIRNFGAKSIDEVKAKLHEMGLSLKDSAPGFDPHAALAAFSADDDDDAFVEDEQY, encoded by the coding sequence GTGCTCATCGCACAGCGCCCCACCCTGTCGGAAGAGTCCGTCGACGAGTTCCGTTCGCGGTTCGTCATCGAGCCCCTCGAGCCCGGCTTCGGCTACACGCTCGGCAACTCGCTGCGCCGTACCCTGCTGTCCTCCATCCCCGGTGCCTCGGTCACGAGCATCAAGGTCGACAGCGTCCTCCACGAGTTCTCGACCATCGAGGGTGTCAAGGAGGACGTCACCGAGGTGATCCTCAACCTGAAGGGCCTCGTCGTCTCCTCCGAGCACGACGAGCCCGTCACCATGTACCTCCGCAAGTCGGGTGCCGGTGACGTCACCGCCGCCGACATCAACCCGCCCGCGGGTGTGGAGGTCCACAACCCCGACCTCAAGATCGCCACGCTGTCCGACAAGGGCAAGCTGGAGATGGAGCTGGTCGTCGAGCGTGGCCGCGGCTACGTCTCGGCCGTCCAGAACAAGGGTGCCGACAACGAGATCGGCCGGATGCCGGTCGACTCGATCTACAGCCCCGTCCTCAAGGTCACCTACAAGGTCGAGGCCACCCGAGTCGAGCAGCGCACCGACTTCGACAAGCTCGTCATCGACGTCGAGACCAAGCCGTCGATCCGGCCCCGCGACGCCATCGCGTCGGCCGGCAAGACCTTGGTCGAGCTCTTCGGCCTGGCCCGGGAGCTCAACGTCGAGGCCGAGGGCATCGACATCGGCCCGTCGCCCGTCGACGAGCAGCTCGCCGCCGACCTGGCCCTGCCGGTCGAGGACCTCAACCTCACGGTGCGGTCCTACAACTGCCTCAAGCGTGAGGGCATCCACACCGTGGGTGAGCTCATCTCGCGCTCGGAGCAGGACCTGCTCGACATCCGCAACTTCGGTGCCAAGTCCATCGACGAGGTGAAGGCCAAGCTCCACGAGATGGGCCTCTCCCTCAAGGACAGCGCGCCCGGCTTCGACCCGCACGCCGCCCTCGCCGCCTTCAGCGCGGATGACGACGACGACGCGTTCGTCGAGGACGAGCAGTACTGA
- the rplQ gene encoding 50S ribosomal protein L17 gives MPTPKKGPRLGGSPAHQRLILSNLATQLFEHGRITTTESRARTLRPLAEKLITKAKKGDLHNRREVLKTVRDKSVVHALFTEIAPTFAERPGGYTRITKIGPRKGDNAPMAVIELVTEAYTPKPASGTKATPAAATPATEEPAAEETEVEETTAEEAPAEETAEAEAPAEESEESKDA, from the coding sequence ATGCCCACCCCCAAGAAGGGTCCCCGCCTCGGCGGTAGCCCGGCCCACCAGCGGCTGATCCTGTCGAACCTGGCCACCCAGCTGTTCGAGCACGGCCGGATCACCACCACCGAGTCGCGGGCGCGCACGCTGCGTCCGCTCGCGGAGAAGCTGATCACCAAGGCGAAGAAGGGCGACCTGCACAACCGTCGCGAGGTCCTCAAGACCGTCCGCGACAAGTCGGTCGTGCACGCCCTCTTCACCGAGATCGCGCCGACCTTCGCCGAGCGTCCCGGTGGCTACACCCGGATCACCAAGATCGGCCCCCGCAAGGGCGACAACGCCCCGATGGCGGTCATCGAGCTGGTGACCGAGGCCTACACGCCGAAGCCGGCGTCAGGCACCAAGGCCACCCCGGCCGCTGCCACCCCCGCCACGGAGGAGCCGGCTGCCGAGGAGACCGAGGTCGAGGAGACCACTGCCGAGGAGGCTCCCGCCGAGGAGACCGCCGAGGCGGAGGCCCCGGCCGAGGAGTCCGAGGAGTCCAAGGACGCCTGA
- a CDS encoding GntR family transcriptional regulator has translation MLDRPDPDAAEPPFEQLRSQVARRAASGQLPAGTRLPTVRALAAELGLAVNTVARAYRELEADGVVVTEGRRGTFVASTSAATTADARAAADAYVAVARRLGLGRSEATRLVEQVWPL, from the coding sequence GTGCTCGACCGTCCGGACCCGGACGCGGCGGAGCCGCCGTTCGAGCAGCTGCGCTCGCAGGTCGCCCGCCGGGCGGCCTCGGGCCAGCTGCCGGCCGGCACCCGGCTCCCCACCGTGCGGGCCCTGGCGGCCGAGCTCGGGCTGGCGGTCAACACCGTGGCCCGCGCCTACCGTGAGCTCGAGGCCGACGGCGTCGTGGTGACCGAGGGGCGGCGCGGCACGTTCGTCGCGTCCACGTCGGCAGCGACGACCGCCGACGCACGGGCCGCGGCCGACGCCTACGTCGCCGTCGCACGACGCCTCGGCCTGGGCCGCAGCGAGGCGACGCGGCTGGTCGAGCAGGTCTGGCCGCTCTGA
- a CDS encoding DUF805 domain-containing protein codes for MSFADSVRTCLSKYVVFSGRARRSEYWWFVLFNILVGIVAAILDAVLGTGYDSGSGLIASLVSLALLLPNIAVAIRRLHDTSRTGWWILIGLIPIIGWIILLVFYVQDSHADNDYGPNPKALPAPAA; via the coding sequence ATGAGCTTTGCCGATTCAGTCCGCACCTGCCTCTCGAAGTACGTCGTCTTCTCGGGACGCGCCCGCCGGTCGGAGTACTGGTGGTTCGTGCTGTTCAACATCCTGGTCGGCATCGTCGCCGCCATCCTCGACGCCGTCCTCGGCACCGGCTACGACAGCGGCTCCGGGCTGATCGCGTCCCTGGTCTCGCTGGCCCTGCTGCTGCCCAACATCGCCGTCGCGATCCGCCGCCTCCACGACACCTCGCGCACCGGCTGGTGGATCCTGATCGGACTGATCCCGATCATCGGCTGGATCATCCTGCTCGTCTTCTACGTCCAGGACAGCCACGCCGACAACGACTACGGCCCCAACCCCAAGGCCCTCCCGGCGCCGGCGGCCTGA
- a CDS encoding PfkB family carbohydrate kinase, translated as MSDKALVVGESLVDIVRGGDGSTTEFPGGSAANVAVALARLGRAVSFATSWGDDHRGRVLAERLARDGVELAADPHAVGHTSTAQATIGSDGAASYEFDLAWRLNQVDTTIPPLVVHTCSLGAVIEPGAGDVVALLEELRGTATISYDVNARPAITGTGPALVAQVEAVAALSDVVKASDEDLAALYDDLDTLSGAKRLLALGPAAVVVTRGNGGATWVTIGQEVDVAAVPVVVADTIGAGDTFCAGLLDALWQRDLIGAGRRDALHSATRDTVVSVLAQAARAASVTVSRPGADPPYRHELQ; from the coding sequence ATGTCGGACAAGGCACTCGTCGTGGGGGAGTCCCTGGTCGACATCGTGCGCGGCGGCGACGGCAGCACCACCGAGTTCCCGGGCGGCAGCGCCGCCAACGTCGCCGTGGCTCTGGCCCGGCTCGGACGTGCGGTCAGCTTCGCGACGAGCTGGGGCGACGACCACCGCGGCCGGGTGCTCGCCGAGCGGCTCGCCCGCGACGGGGTGGAGCTGGCCGCGGACCCGCACGCCGTCGGGCACACCTCGACCGCGCAGGCGACCATCGGGTCCGACGGTGCTGCGAGCTACGAGTTCGACCTCGCGTGGCGGCTCAACCAGGTGGACACGACGATCCCGCCGCTGGTGGTCCACACCTGCTCCCTCGGCGCCGTGATCGAGCCCGGCGCCGGCGACGTGGTGGCCCTGCTCGAGGAGCTGCGGGGGACGGCCACGATCAGCTACGACGTCAACGCCCGGCCCGCCATCACCGGCACCGGCCCGGCCCTGGTCGCCCAGGTCGAGGCGGTCGCCGCCCTGAGCGACGTGGTGAAGGCGTCCGACGAGGACCTCGCCGCGCTGTACGACGACCTCGACACGCTCTCGGGCGCCAAGCGGCTGCTGGCACTCGGGCCCGCCGCGGTCGTGGTGACGCGCGGGAACGGCGGCGCCACGTGGGTGACGATCGGGCAGGAGGTCGACGTGGCCGCCGTCCCGGTCGTGGTGGCCGACACCATCGGCGCCGGCGACACCTTCTGTGCGGGGCTGCTCGACGCGCTCTGGCAGCGCGACCTGATCGGAGCCGGCCGCCGGGACGCGCTCCACTCCGCCACCCGCGACACGGTGGTGTCGGTCCTGGCCCAGGCCGCCAGGGCGGCCTCGGTGACGGTGAGCCGGCCGGGCGCGGACCCGCCGTACCGCCACGAGCTGCAGTAG
- a CDS encoding TIGR03086 family metal-binding protein, translating to MALPSSPAARHRAVAGTFEDRVRGVTDWDAPSPVAGWTARDVVAHLVDWFPGFLEAGAGIVLPPADAAADPVGAWDARRRAVQDVLDDPRTDGAVLADPHVGEVPLAVAIDRFYTTDVFLHTWDLARASAQDDRLDPEQCAEILAGSEPVEELMRSSGQYGPRVEVPAGASPQDRLLGFIGRDPAWSPPA from the coding sequence ATGGCGCTCCCCTCCTCCCCCGCGGCGCGCCACCGCGCCGTCGCCGGGACCTTCGAGGACCGGGTCCGGGGCGTGACCGACTGGGACGCCCCGAGCCCGGTGGCCGGCTGGACGGCGCGCGACGTGGTCGCCCACCTCGTCGACTGGTTCCCCGGGTTCCTGGAGGCCGGGGCCGGCATCGTGCTGCCGCCGGCGGACGCCGCGGCCGACCCGGTCGGCGCGTGGGACGCGCGGCGGCGGGCCGTCCAGGACGTCCTCGACGACCCGCGCACCGACGGCGCGGTGCTGGCCGACCCGCACGTCGGGGAGGTACCCCTCGCCGTGGCGATCGACCGGTTCTACACGACCGACGTCTTCCTGCACACCTGGGACCTGGCCCGCGCCTCGGCGCAGGACGACCGGCTGGACCCGGAGCAGTGCGCCGAGATCCTCGCGGGGTCCGAACCCGTGGAGGAGCTGATGCGCTCCTCCGGTCAGTACGGCCCGCGGGTCGAGGTCCCCGCCGGCGCCTCACCCCAGGACCGGCTGCTCGGCTTCATCGGGCGCGACCCGGCGTGGTCACCACCCGCCTGA
- a CDS encoding SRPBCC domain-containing protein, with protein MSTQTDSTYDEAAIEAVPDLPIVRITRDFRATPEQLMRAHTDPDLFVRWIGPDAVNARIDHWDCRSLGSYRYVAEHDGVEHGFRGTFPEVSSDRIVQTFAYEGMPEAIALETMWFEDVGGGRTRLHAQSLCDSIEGRDGMLSSGMDVGVHEGYAKLDRLLAAGDV; from the coding sequence ATGAGCACGCAGACCGACAGCACCTACGACGAGGCCGCCATCGAGGCGGTCCCGGACCTCCCCATCGTCCGCATCACCCGCGACTTCCGGGCCACGCCCGAGCAGCTGATGCGCGCCCACACCGACCCCGACCTGTTCGTCCGGTGGATCGGCCCCGATGCCGTCAACGCCCGCATCGACCACTGGGACTGCCGCAGCCTCGGCTCCTACCGCTACGTCGCCGAGCACGACGGCGTCGAGCACGGCTTCCGCGGCACCTTCCCCGAGGTGTCCTCCGACCGGATCGTGCAGACCTTCGCCTACGAGGGGATGCCCGAGGCGATCGCCCTGGAGACCATGTGGTTCGAGGACGTCGGCGGCGGGCGGACCCGACTCCACGCCCAGTCCCTGTGTGACTCGATCGAGGGCCGGGACGGGATGCTCAGCAGCGGCATGGACGTCGGCGTCCACGAGGGGTACGCCAAGCTCGACCGGCTGCTCGCCGCCGGCGACGTCTGA
- a CDS encoding ArsR/SmtB family transcription factor, with translation MTDQLSRVFAALSDPTRRDIVARLTREDATVGDLAAPYDVSLQAVSKHLKVLEEAGLVTRSREAQRRPVHLEAEVFDLMTKWIERYRRQAEERYRRLDAVLAEMNEHDESTTDDRPQEGTAS, from the coding sequence ATGACCGACCAGCTCTCCCGGGTCTTCGCGGCCCTGAGCGACCCGACCAGGCGCGACATCGTCGCCCGGCTCACCCGCGAGGACGCCACTGTCGGCGACCTCGCCGCGCCGTACGACGTGAGCCTGCAGGCGGTCTCCAAGCACCTCAAGGTGCTCGAGGAGGCCGGCCTGGTCACCCGGAGCCGGGAGGCCCAGCGCCGCCCGGTCCACCTCGAGGCGGAGGTGTTCGACCTGATGACGAAGTGGATCGAGCGCTACCGCCGCCAGGCGGAGGAGCGCTACCGGCGCCTGGACGCCGTCCTGGCCGAGATGAACGAGCACGACGAGAGCACGACCGACGACCGACCCCAGGAGGGAACCGCATCATGA
- a CDS encoding FAD-dependent oxidoreductase, giving the protein MTNPAIVLVSPDHVEFLADEFGRYSRDYDLHGATTFEDGARLVKRLDAVGDPIALMVVDSALRETTPIQTFGKWRQLVPTAKRVVVAHWDRFLADAPSLRAGLATGKYDAYLLMPRGVRDEEFHTAITELLSDWGSTVAEPEVETVRLVSPSGVPLTLAIRDFLDRMGMPHRTYDPATEVGREIVARYDGEASYPLVDSPYRELHAPSSVREVAAAVYGRPDDIDVDTVVDLCVVGAGPAGLAAAVYGSSEGLDTVVVEAEAVGGQAGTSSMIRNYLGFPRGISGMRLALRARNQALRFGTRFFTGWEVTSVDACAHGDHHVVRTDGGEIHARSVVVATGVRYRKLGIDRVEAMVGQGVFYGSAMSAARELEGQHVVVVGGGNSAGQAALHLARFARSVTILIRREALEETMSSYLVKEIDWNPRVSVRTGSEICDGGGEGRLGWLDIRHRTSGEVDRVEVGGLFLLLGAEPHCEWLPAGVTRDERGFVLTGRDVPTTEWVDGLPPANLATTVPGLFAVGDIRAGSMKRVAAASGEGASVVPLVHAWLAG; this is encoded by the coding sequence GTGACCAACCCCGCCATCGTGCTGGTCTCCCCCGACCACGTCGAGTTCCTGGCCGACGAGTTCGGCCGCTACTCCCGCGACTACGACCTCCACGGCGCCACGACGTTCGAGGACGGCGCCCGCCTGGTCAAGCGGCTGGACGCGGTGGGCGACCCGATCGCCCTCATGGTCGTCGACTCCGCGCTGCGTGAGACGACGCCGATCCAGACCTTCGGGAAGTGGCGGCAGCTGGTCCCGACCGCCAAGCGCGTGGTCGTGGCCCACTGGGACCGGTTCCTCGCCGACGCGCCCAGCCTGCGGGCGGGCCTGGCCACCGGCAAGTACGACGCCTACCTGCTGATGCCGCGTGGCGTTCGGGACGAGGAGTTCCACACCGCGATCACCGAGCTGCTCTCCGACTGGGGGTCGACGGTGGCCGAGCCCGAGGTGGAGACCGTGCGGCTGGTCTCGCCGTCGGGAGTCCCCCTCACCCTCGCGATCCGCGACTTCCTCGACCGGATGGGCATGCCCCACCGCACCTACGACCCCGCCACCGAGGTGGGCCGCGAGATCGTGGCGCGCTACGACGGCGAGGCCTCGTACCCCCTCGTCGACTCGCCCTACCGCGAGCTGCACGCGCCGTCGTCGGTGCGCGAGGTCGCGGCGGCGGTGTACGGCCGTCCCGACGACATCGACGTCGACACCGTGGTCGACCTCTGCGTCGTCGGCGCGGGGCCGGCCGGGCTCGCCGCCGCGGTCTACGGCTCCTCGGAGGGCCTGGACACCGTGGTGGTCGAGGCGGAGGCAGTCGGAGGCCAGGCCGGCACCAGCTCCATGATCCGCAACTACCTCGGGTTCCCCCGCGGCATCTCCGGGATGCGCCTGGCGCTGCGCGCACGCAACCAGGCACTCCGCTTCGGCACCAGGTTCTTCACCGGGTGGGAGGTCACCTCGGTCGACGCCTGTGCCCACGGCGACCACCACGTGGTCCGCACCGACGGGGGCGAGATCCACGCCCGCTCGGTCGTGGTCGCGACCGGCGTGCGCTACCGCAAGCTCGGCATCGACCGGGTGGAGGCGATGGTCGGGCAGGGCGTCTTCTACGGCAGCGCGATGAGCGCGGCCCGGGAGCTCGAGGGACAGCACGTGGTGGTCGTCGGCGGCGGCAACTCCGCCGGACAGGCCGCCCTCCACCTGGCCCGCTTCGCCCGGTCGGTGACGATCCTGATCCGCCGCGAGGCGCTCGAGGAGACGATGTCGAGCTACCTCGTGAAGGAGATCGACTGGAACCCGCGGGTGTCGGTGCGGACAGGCAGCGAGATCTGTGACGGTGGCGGGGAGGGACGGCTCGGCTGGCTCGACATCCGCCACCGGACCTCGGGCGAGGTGGACCGCGTCGAGGTCGGTGGGCTGTTCCTGCTGCTCGGTGCCGAGCCGCACTGCGAATGGCTGCCGGCGGGCGTGACCCGGGACGAACGCGGCTTCGTGCTCACCGGGCGCGACGTCCCGACCACGGAGTGGGTCGACGGGCTGCCGCCGGCCAACCTCGCCACGACCGTTCCCGGCCTGTTCGCGGTCGGCGACATCAGGGCCGGGTCCATGAAGAGGGTGGCGGCCGCGAGCGGCGAGGGGGCCAGCGTGGTCCCGCTCGTGCACGCGTGGCTGGCCGGCTGA
- the truA gene encoding tRNA pseudouridine(38-40) synthase TruA, giving the protein MRLRIDLSYDGGDFRGWATQPGLRTVQGTLEAALATVLRLPSVPVVCAGRTDTGVHARGQVVHLDLPDEAYDERLLRRLNGILPPDVRVRRAAPAAAGFDARFSAVWRRYAYRVADLAELADPLTRGHVLWWPRPLDVEAMAAASAPLVGLQDFAAFCKRREGATTIRTLLDLTWTRDDRGLAVATVRADAFCHHMVRSLVGCLLAVGEGRRATSWPAEILAAAERDPSVAVVPAHGLTLEEVGYPDDADGLLAQAGRARARREEP; this is encoded by the coding sequence GTGCGGCTCCGGATCGACCTCTCCTACGACGGGGGCGACTTCCGTGGCTGGGCCACCCAGCCGGGGCTGCGGACGGTCCAGGGCACCCTCGAGGCGGCGCTCGCGACGGTGCTGCGGCTGCCGTCGGTGCCGGTGGTCTGCGCGGGGCGTACCGACACCGGCGTCCACGCCCGGGGCCAGGTGGTCCACCTCGACCTCCCCGACGAGGCGTACGACGAGCGGCTGCTGCGCCGGCTCAACGGGATCCTGCCGCCCGACGTCCGGGTGCGACGTGCGGCGCCCGCGGCCGCCGGCTTCGACGCCCGCTTCTCGGCCGTGTGGCGCCGCTACGCCTACCGGGTGGCCGACCTGGCCGAGCTCGCCGACCCGCTGACCCGCGGCCACGTGCTGTGGTGGCCCCGGCCGCTCGACGTCGAGGCGATGGCCGCGGCATCCGCCCCGTTGGTGGGGCTGCAGGACTTCGCTGCGTTCTGCAAGCGCCGCGAGGGCGCCACGACGATCCGCACCCTCCTCGACCTCACGTGGACCCGAGACGATCGGGGGCTCGCCGTCGCGACGGTGCGGGCGGACGCGTTCTGCCACCACATGGTGCGGTCGCTGGTCGGCTGCCTGCTCGCCGTCGGCGAGGGCCGGCGTGCGACGTCGTGGCCCGCCGAGATCCTGGCTGCCGCCGAACGGGACCCCTCGGTCGCCGTCGTCCCGGCGCACGGGCTGACGCTGGAGGAGGTCGGCTACCCCGACGACGCCGACGGACTTCTCGCCCAGGCCGGTCGTGCCCGGGCCCGCCGGGAGGAACCGTGA